TTATACGATTCAAGGGTTTGATTTGAATTACGTGGGAATCATTCTGGGACCGTCTGTATCCTACAATTTTGAAAAAGACGAACTGGAGATTATAACTACCAATTATAAGGATTCAGAGGCATTCAAGGCGAGGGAGGATATTCCTGCAGATCGAGTAGAAGAAGTAAAGACACAGATTATTTTAAATTCTATCAATGTCCTGATGAAACGAGGAATTCATGGCTTATATATTTATGCCTCGGATTCAAAACTGCGTCTGAAACTAGAGTCATTAACCAATTAATTTTTAGGAGGTACTTGAGGTGGACGATATACTGGCTAAAATAAATGGTTTCAGAGAAGAACGTGATTGGCGGCAATTTCATAATCCGAAAGACTTATCTATTTCGATTTCATTGGAAGCAGCGGAATTACTAGAAAATTTTCAATGGAAAACAAGTGAAGAAGTCCTAAATGGGGATATGGAGAATGTGAAAGAAGAGATTGCGGATGTTTTGATATACTCGTTGATGCTTGCGTCAGATTTGAACATGGACGTCAGTGAGATAATTGAGGAAAAGCTGCATAAGAACAGTTTGAAATACCCCATAGCAAGCAGTAAGGGAAGTAGTAAAAAGTACACAGAGTTATAAAATAAAACGGCTCATTCGCATCATGGAATGAGCCGTTTTTTTTGTTCATATCTTCTTCGGCAATCTAAACACCAACACAAAACAAACCAGCAACAGCGCGATATTCACATACATACTCGTCTGCAAGCCGTCCGAAAATGCCTGTGCTTGTGAACCCCCGGTAGCGTCCCCAAGCGTCCTGAAAAATACCGAACCAACAACCGCAATCCCGAAAGAGGAACCAACACGTTGCGCCGTATTAAACATCCCGCTTGCACCACCGCGCTCAGGCCCAACCACCGTCGAAAGCGTAAAACTATTCAGCGGTGCAATAATCAAACCACTTCCAAGTCCTGCGATCAACAACGGTAACGCAATCCACCATGCCGAAAAAACACCATCATGCATCTGAAAAACCACAGAAACCGCAGATAATCCGATTATCACCAAAGCCACCCCAATATGCAGAAGCTTCCGTCCAATCTTCATAATAAACCGATTACTGTTCGCTGCTGCAACTACGCTCCCAATTGCAAATGGCGTAATAGCAAGCCCAGACGAAATCGCCGACTGCCCAAAACCAGTTTGCCATGTAACCGACAAAATGAAGAAAATACTCGTAAATGCCGCAAAATAAACTAGCGAAAGTAGCATTCCTGATACAAATGGTTGATTTTTAAGCAAGTTAGGTGAAATTAAAGGCTGATTTCCGCGTTTTGCCTGCCGTACACTCCACCAATACAATAACAGGAAGAATGGTATCGAGGACGCCATCCACATATAATCGACGAATCGGAACCCGTTGGAGCCTCGTGAAATAACAGGATACAGCAGTAACATCAAAGCAAGCGTCAATCCCAGCACACCAGGAATATCGAATCGCACCTTCTCTTTCGGCGCTTGATGTTTCGGCAAGTAAAGCATCGCCAGAACTAGCGTCACCAAAACAATCGGTACATTGACGAAAAACACTGCGCGCCAACCGTTATCAGGCCCAAATAACTCAATCAACAATCCGCCTGCAAGTGGCCCAATCGCCGTTGCGACACCTATTACCGAGCCAAGTATTCCGAAGATTTTTCCGAGCTGTTTACCGTGGTACATATCCATAATAACAGCATTGATTTGTGGGAAGAATAATCCCGCCGCAAGCCCCTGTATTACCCGGGAAATAATTAAGCTTTCCTCAGTTTGCGCGAAACCAGCCGTGATACTCATAATTAAAAATAGCAAAATCCCAAAGATATAAATATTTTTCCGACCGAAGCGATCGCCTAGCCGTCCCGCTAAAATAAGGACAACCCCAAACGCCAATGCATATCCTGAAATAATCCACTCAATCGATTCACTTGTTGCATGAAGCGCGGTTGTGATGTCTGGTAGCGCAACATTGACAATCGTTGTATCGAGTAATGATATAAAAGCACCCAGCATGATAGAAACCAGTGCCAACATTCTTCGTCTATCTGTTTTCTCCATTTTCGAACCCCCTCGTTTAATTAGTCTATTTCCCCCAAGCCAAATCCTAAACGCCTATTCGAAAGTATATGCTATAATCGATACAAAATCCAATCTGAGAGAGGAATTTCGACATGATAAAAAGTGAAAAAGAGATTGTAAGCGAATTTTTCAAGATTGTGCGATCTGGGAAAGAAATTGAGCGTGCATCGGAGTTTATGGTAGATAGGGTCATTGCACACCAAGTTCAGGCTGAAAAGGAATATAGTGTGACGCGTTCACCGCAAGATTACTCGGATCATGTGCAGGAAATGTTGGATGAGTACGGTGATTTTTCGTTGGAGATTCAAGAGGTGCTGGCTGATGGGGCGAAGGTGTATGTGAGGTGGCGGCAAATTGGAGAGAATCAGAAGGGAAAAGAGATTATCGAGATTGCCAGCGCGGTTTATTTAGTAGAGAATGGGAAGATTGTGGAGTATTGGATTCAGATAGATCGTAAGGGGTTGGAATTGCAGGAGGGATAGAGAGATTCAATTTGAATGGAATATGTTTTAGTGTTGCAAAAAGAATGATGAATTGGTATAATAATATTGAAAAGAGAGCTATGCGACTAACATAACTCTCCTAACAAGGTCATATTAAGAATGATTGGCCATTTTTGTCATAATAAACTATTCAATAGCCTCCTAAGCATGTGAGTAGTTTATTTTTTTCGATCATTTTTCATGTAGGTTAACAAGGCTGTACACGAAGGACTAACAGCTCACTTTGTTCGCGCTTATATTGGAGCTGTAACTCATTTACAATTCGAACAGCCCCAACAAAAAATAGCATCAACTCTATTGCCGTACCAACGTCCACTTTATCACCTCCACTCATTTCGAATCGAATGAAGGTACAAACAATCATAGGCATCACCCCGCAATCGCACTAGGATTTAGCCAACTACTCATAACATTTACTTGTTAGACTCTATTCTACATTATATCCTGCGCAAAAACAACTCGAAAAGAGTTGTTTTTTTATAATAAATAAACGCTATGTCTCAGATATGAGACATAGCGTTTATTACAATTTCAGAGATTACTCTCCCAAATCCACATTATGATATACCTTCTGCACGTCTTCTAAATCTTCCAACGCATCTAGCATCTTCTCGAATTTTACCAAATCTTCTTCTTCGAGCGTTACTTCATTTTGCGCTATCATTTCGATCTCAGCTACCGTAAACTCTTCAATTCCAGTGGCTTTCAGCGCTTCTTGCACGCTATGGAAATCTTCTGGTTCGGCATAAACAATCGCTTGACCATCTTCATCGACGACGTCACGTACATCGATATCCGCTTCCATCAATGACTCCAACAATTCATCCGCATCTTTATCTGCAATTCCAAAAATCGCGGTATTATCAAACATATAAGCAACGGAACCACTCACGCCCATGTTTCCACCGTTCTTACTATAAGCAGCGCGAACGTCTGATGCTGTGCGGTTTACGTTGTTTGTTAACGCATCCACAATCACCATTGAGCCATTGGGACCGAAACCTTCGTAACGTAGCTCCGAATAGTTATCATCGCCTGTACCTTTTGCTTTTTCGATAGCGCGGTCGATGATGTGTTTAGGAACGTTGTATGTTTTGGCGCGTTCAATAACGAAGCGCAGTTTTTGATTGGAATGGGGATCTGGATCGCCTTGTTTTGCGGCTACATAGATTTCAACCCCGAATTTTGCGTAGATACGACTATTATTTGCGTCTTTTGATGCTTTCTTTTCTTTAATATTTGCCCATTTACGGCCCATATTACCACTCTCTTTCTGATTAGGAGTTTCATTTGCTCTGTTCTATTATAAATGTATTGGGCGGATTTGTTAAGTGCGATGCAGAATTAATTGTAAAAGCTGATTTTACCGCTTCAGAAATAGTGATATCTAATGTAGGTATAAATGCTTATTTGTGGATGCGGAATAATTCGATAAGAATCAAAAGTGTCACTTATGGATAGAAAAAAGGTCGTATTACGGCTGGAATGTGTCTAAAATGTGACGAAAAACCCATTTAGTAATTTTTATGTAAAAAATGTTACTAAATTATCATTTTGTAAATTAGCTCTAGTTTAAAATGAAAATATGTGTAAAATGATCTTAGTATGAATAACAAATAGGCAATGATTTCTCTCTATACGGGCTTTATGACAGTATTTCTGCGTGTTCGTGTTTGGAAGGGGATCCTTGTTCAATTGGAGGAGAACAATAGTGAAAAGGTTTTTTAGTCTTTTGGCGGCTCTTCTTTTGGTACTACAAATGATTTTACCGCAATTGGTTACAGCACAAACAACTACAGATACAAAAGATGTTGAGGGCGTTACATTGTTAGATATTGTTATGGAAAAGGGCGCAGATAGTACAGATAATTATAGGCTCAGTGGGCATATGGTTAATCATTCAAACGAAGCAAAGGAAGCAGAAATAAAGGTTTCCGATAATGTGCGAATGAAATTGCTCAATGAAAAACATATTTTAGATGCAGAACAGAATATTTTGGGTGATTTTGATGTAAAAAATAATACTATTCAATTCTTAATTCCTAGTGGAACAGATACGGATTTTCATTTTCTAGTTGCTGGTGAGTACAACGGAGATCTTGCGCAGGATACGGTGACTTTTTCTGATGGTGTTGGGATGATTTCAAAAGATGTTGGGAAAAAAGAGGCTGCAAAAGCAGATACGAAGCAAGCAGAACAGCCGGACGAGAAAGCATTGGCTGCGCCGGGCCCAAACGCTGCGAGTGAAGGACCGCGAGACATAAAGGACATTATGATGTTACTGGGTTACTCAAAAAAGCAGTCGGTTTTGTCAGATATGTCTGTAACGTATACGGATAAAGACGGTCAAGTAGTGACAGAACCGACTGTGGAAGATTCGATTCGTTTTGCGTTTGATTGGCAAATTTCGGATGAACTGGGTGCGCTAATCAATGCTGGGGATTATTATTCGTTTGAATTGCCAGATAATATAAAAGTTCCGAAAAATATGACGATTGATTTAGGCGAGTATGGAACGGCGACGGTAAATACAAGTGGCAAGGTGACATTTACGTTTACGGATGAAGTGAAAGGCAGTTCAGATGTGCATGGGACACTTCATTTTGGGGCTGGTTTTAACGGAAATGGCATTGACGGGCCTGGCGATACGACGATAAAAATTCCGAATGAATCTCAATTGCCAACGATGGAAGTTACGATTAAGCCGATCGGTGGCGCGATGATTGATAAAAGCGGTCATTTTGATAAGGTTCAAAATCCGGATAATGTGATTTGGAATGTTGAAATTAATAAAGGGCTAGATAAATTAGTCAATGCTAGAGTCGTGGAAGAAATTCCAAGCGGTTTGACGTATGAATTTGTGAAATTATATACAATAGATGTTGATTTAAAAGGGAATGTGGTTGCAGGTAGTGAAAAGCTTGTGACGACTGGTTATACGGTTGACGAAAATGGGAATGTGACGTTTACGAATCCGATTAATAGTGCCTACCGTCTTGTGTATAATACCTCGATAAACAATGATAAAAAGCCGCTAGATGGTGGTGAGATTAAGTTTATAAACAATGCAAAATTATTCAGCGATGACGATACAAAAGGAATAAGTACATCGGCTACCGTGAATGCTACATATGGTAAAATACTTGCGAAAGCTGCAACAGGCTATGATTCGGCTAAACAAACCTATGATTGGACTGTAAAATACAACTACGGCGAGAAACATATCGATCAAGTGAATGCTATTATCAAAGATACATTTGGTTCAGATCGGATGACTTTAGTAGATGGTTCCATGGAATTGTATAATGTTACTTTTGATTCAAGTGGCAAGGAAATACTCGGTGCGCCGCTCGTAGCTGGTACAGACTATGAAATCGTGAAAACTGCGACTGGTTTTGATACTCACTTTTTACATGATATAAGTGGCGCGGTTGTTATGCAATATAAGACTGGGATCACTGGAACGGTGGACGGGAATATTGGTGTGTCCAATGAGGTGAGCGTTGATTCAGGACAAAGAGGCAGCGGTTCTGGGACGATATATCAGCAAAACTTAGTGAAGAAATTAGGCGCTGTGGATTATAAAAAAAAGACAGTAGCGTGGACGATCGATGTGAATAAAAACCATTACGTGATGAAGAATTGGAAGCTAACCGACACACTAAGTAAAGGTTTGACGCTAGATACTGATTCGGTTCAAGTTTACGATGTGAACGGCAAATCTAACTTAAAGAAAGGCAAGGACTATGAACTTGTCTATGATCTGCAAACGAACGTTTTTACTATTGAATTTTTAAATGATTATAAAGCGGAAACGGAGCGTCAATTTAAGATTTCTTATAAGACGGCGTTTGATATGAGCCAAGTTTGGGATACGGATGATCGGAATTTCAAAAATAGTGCGTCGTCCACTTGGTTAGATGCGAATGGAAAACCGTTTGGAAGTAGTTCTGAGGCAGTTTTCGATCCAAATCATGCTGCGAAAAATAACGGTTTTAAACAAGGAAGTTATAACGCTAAAACGGGCCACATCACTTGGGCGACAGGTGTTAACTATGATGGTACCGATCTTGGAAATGCCAAACTAGTGGATCCGATTCTTGGAAATCAGCAGTTTGTGCCGAAATCTGTAAAAATCTATAGTTATGCTGTAAATGCGAATGGATCTATTCAAAAAGGTGCGGAGGCCGCTGATTATTCGAAATTTACCATTACGGAGCCTTCGGAAAAGAACAAGAATACGTTAACAGTCGAATTTCCAGACGGTAAAGCCTCGATGTACCTCGTGGAATTTGATACAAGTGTGAAGGGGCAAATCGTGTCCGCAAATTATCAAAATCATGCTGTTTTCAAAAATGATACGTATCCAGATCAGACGCTCAGTGCGGATGTATCTGTGAAATATGGCGATAGATTTGCGCTTAAATCGGGGATGCAGGACGATGATGGTTTTGTGAACTGGTCGGTTACGGTCAATCCGAGCCTCTCGCAAATAGAGGACGTTGTTGTGACGGATCGCCCATCTCCAAATCAATCGATAGACATGGATTCACTCGTGATTTATGGGACGGTTGTCAGTGAAGATGGTTCGCTTTCGGTCAATCGAAGCACTAAGCTGATTCTAGGTGAAGACTACACGCTCAATTTGACGACAGATAATGCAACGGGCCAACAAGAGTTGAAAATTGCTTTTAAAAACGAATTAAATGAGGCCTATGTTATCGAATATCGCACGATGGTGATGATGACTGGCAACACGGATAAAGTTTTTAACAATGTCAAAATCAACGGTAACCATGAAGAAAAAGTAACTGGTGGAGAAACTACTGAACTGGATGTCGTTGTTTCAAGCGGTGGTGGGACGGCAGTTGGCATAAAAGGCAGTATTTCTTTCCAAAAAGTGAACGCGAATGACGAGGCGCTACAAGGTGCTAAATTCCAATTATGGGATAAAACGAATCGTGTTGCTGTGCGTGAAGGCACGATGGATCAAAACGGGAAAATCACTTTTGGAAGTTTGCCGTACGGTAACTATATTTTGAAAGAAGTGAAGGCACCAGAAGGTTATACGGTGTCGGACGAGTTAATTCGTGGCAAGCAGTTCACCATTTCGAAGTCGAGTAGTGATGCTAAAAATATAGAAAAGATCGTGAATACACAAAATAAAGTGACGCTTACGAAACAGGATGAGGAAAATCAGGCGTTGGCAGGAGCCGTATTTAAGTTACAGTGGCAAGTTGGAGCGGATTGGTTAGACATTCGCGTGGATGAGGTATTTAAGACAAACGCGGATGGCAGGCTCGTGATTGAAGGTTTATTACCAGCCAATTATCGTTTGATTGAAACAACTGCCCCACAAGGGTTTATCGTTAATCCAAAGGCTATTCCTTTTGTGGTGACGCAAGATGAGAACGGAAAAATTCCTGATGTGTCAGTAGGCCCATTCACCAATTATCAAGGTAGCATCGAGTTCATGAAGCAAGACGAGGCTGGAAATCCATTAACAAACGCCGAATTTGCTCTTCAAGATCAGGATGATACTGTGATCAGAACGCTAACGACAGACGAAACTGGAAAAGTAAGTGCTAAAAATTTGGCGCCAGGCTCGTACACTATCACGGAAACCAAGGCGCCAGTGGGATTCGCGATTAATACGAAGCAACTCCATTTTACAATTGCTGCGGAGGTTGATGGCAAACCTAATGTGCAAAAACTAGACAATTTTATCAACTATAAAGGTAGCGTTTCGCTTGTGAAAAATAACGAGAACGGTGACCTTTTGTCGGGAGCTACTTTCAAAATTGTGGATCAAGATGGTACCACGGTTCGAACTGATTTACAGACAAACGAAGCTGGCAAAGTCGATGTAACAGGATTGGCACCAGGAACGTATCGTTTTGTTGAGGTTGCCGCGCCGCAAGGTTATTTAATCAACGAGACGCCGGTAGAATTCACAATTACAGATAAATCAGAGGGCAAACCAGCAGAAGTTCAGACGACGTTCACAGATCACCAAGGAAGTTTTAAATTGCAAAAAGAAAATACGGAGCATGAACCATTGGCTGGAGCTGTATTTGAACTTCGAGATGTGGATGGAAATGTTATAAAGACGATCACATCAGGAAACGACGGACGTGTGGAGGCATCAAACATCGCGCCAGGGAAATATACGGTCGTGGAAGTGAAGGCGCCAACGGGATATGTTTTAAATAGCTATCCATTAGAACTCAACATTCCTGAATCAGCACCAGGCGTACCAGAAACTGTCGATTTAGGAGAGTTCACCAATTTTAAAGGGAAAGTGGCGTTGGTGAAAGAAGGCGAGAGCGGTGACGCACTCGAGGGCGCTGAATTTACCATTTATGATACCGATGGAAAAGTGGTCGACACAACGATAGCCGCGTCAAATGGCCGTATTGATTATGGTAATTTAGCTCCAGGTTATTACAAAATCGTTGAAACGAAAGCGCCAAATGGTTATATTATCAACACGAATCCGATGTATTTTACTATTTTAGATAAATATTCGGGCAAGCTTGATTCGGTTGACGTTGGCCGCATTATTAATTACCAAGCGAAAGTGACATTTAAGAAAACGGATGAGATGCATCATGGCTTAGCGGGTGCTACATTCCAGCTCGTAAACCAACAAACGGGACAAGTATTGCAAAATGATATTATGTCTGGCGAAGATGGCACTGTGACGCTTACAGGTTTACAGCCTGGCGAGTATGAAATTATGGAAACCAAGGCACCGCAAGATTATATTTTAAATACAACCCCGCTGAAATTTACAGTCAAAAATGAAATATTTGGAGCACCAGAAGTGATTGAATTAGCGGATTTTGTAAACTATCAAGGATCTGCCATTTTAACAAAAATCGATAGTATGGAAAACGTGTTGGCAGGCGCCGTATTCAACTTGATGGATGATCAGGGCAAAATCGTAGCGGAGAATCTAGTGTCAGATGAAAATGGGGAAGTGAGAGTCGAACAACTCGTACCAGGGAAATATCATTTTATAGAAGTAGAAGCACCAGCTGGTTACGAAAAAGATGAAACGCCGATTCCATTCCAAATTGGTGCAAAGGCAAAGGATAAACCAGAAGCTGTCCAGTTACAATTTACGAATAACAGAATACCTACAAAAATAGTTCCGGTAGATAAGCAACCGAAGCCGGATAAAGGTTTGGTAGTCCAAGAGCATAAGCCAAAACCGAATAAACCACAAGATAAATCCGAAGTAAGCTCGGTAAAACCACTGAAAAGCGACAAATTACCAGCAACCGGAGATAGTCAAACAGAGCCTGTATTGTTTGTTATGATGGGCGCGGTATTGCTTGCAGGATGGTTCAGGTTACACAGAAAATAATTTGAGAATGCGTCTCACGATCATAGTGGGCGCATTTTATTTGTATATTTAAGAATCGATGTATTGATTGATTTTAAAATAGGATGTAACTATGATTTTAAACTCGGTCGTGGTATACTATCTATATAAGGGGTGTGATTAAAATGATGTTTACAGAACCGTCATTAAAACCAAGCCAGCTTGTGAGTACAAGTGAAGTCAACAAGGAATTTAGCAAGATTAAGAAGCAAGCGCGAAATAATCCAATTTTTGTATCGAATAAGAACCAGATCGATACGGTTATCTTAAGTTATGATGATTACCTAGCAATGTATAATCTAGCATTGGAGGCACAAGAGATGGAATACTACAAGCAAGCGGAAGCCGAATTGCGTGCGATTCAGAGTGGGACAAGTGCCACAGTTGCTTTAGATTTATCTGGAATAGAGGATGATGGAACGCCCGATGCGGAGCTTTTTGAATGAGTTACGACATCGAATTAACCAACTTGGCGGCGAAACAACTTAAGAAAATGGATGGCTCGGTGAAACAAATGCTTTTAAAAGGTATCAAACGATTGGCTGAGCGTGGAGATACGATTGGTAAACCACTAGGCGGAGAGCTTGCAGGATGCCGGGAACTAAAGTTTCGCGCGGACGGTTTGCGCCTGATTTACACGATCGACAATGGCACAATTATTATCACGATTTTAACGATTGCCAAGCGAGAAGACGATGTTGTTTTCCAGATGGCTTTGAACGAGTTGAAGAAAGAAATCGCCGCGGCATGGAGTTCCACGCGATAATGTACTATAATAGAAGTATAAAATCGAAATGGAGGAACTAAAATATGGCTGATTTGCCAAAATGCCCAGAATGTAATTCAGAATATACGTACGAAGATAGAGGTCTATTTATTTGTCCAGAGTGTGGTCATGAATGGTCTCTCGATGCGGCCGAAGCAAGTGATGACGTGAAGGTTGTCCGCGATTCTAATGGTAATGTTTTAACAGATGGCGATTCTATCACGGTGATTAAGGACTTGAAAGTAAAAGGAAGTTCATCCGTGGTCAAAATCGGAACTAAAGTAAAAAACATTCGTTTAGTAGACGGCGATCACGATATCGACTGCAAAATTGATGGTTTTGGACCAATGAAATTAAAGTCAGAGTTTGTTAAGAAGCTTTAATTTGCAAAATGGGAGAGGCGCTTGCTTATTTTATGGCGGGCGTTTTTTTAGAGTGGAGGTGGAGAAGAATGAGATATATAAAATCACAAATGAAACAGTTAGTTAGAGAAGATGCGAGATTGCAACAAAAGTTGAAGCAACTGATGGAAGAACATGATTTGGAGAAAGGTTATGCGCTGAAGGCTCTATATCACGCAGAGGTGGCTGATAGTGGGAAATACATGGAAGCTTACAGAGAACTGGATGACTTGAAGTAAGTTTTTTAGCCAAAAAATAGGTTATGGTGTGACGCTTTCGAAAATTGGTGATATGATGATAGCTTAAGATGGAGCAAATGTTACCAATGTATATATTTGCTGGACGCTTAACAATCATGAATTTCTCCAATGAAAGGAAGCGAACACGGGATGCGAAAAACAGCTTCAATTCCACTTTATGCGTTACTTATTGTTATGATTCACATAGTTGCGATTACACTATTATTGATCTATGTGAGAACAACACCGGCTTTACTTGCAAGTGCCATTCTTGCGTATACTTATGGGGCTAGACATGCCTTTGATGCGGATCATATCGTTGCGATAGACAACACGGTTCGCAAGTTAGTAAGTAAGAAAACAGATGGAAACGGCGTTGGATTTTTCTTCTCAATGGGGCATTCGACGGTAGTTATTTTAATGATTTTTGTCCTCATTTGGGTTACTGGGAAATTATCTGGTAAATGGGCATTTATTACGGATTATGGTCCTGCAATTGGCACGATTGTAGCGGGAACGTTTCTAATTTTAATTGCGATTTCGAATATTATTTCGTTGCGAAAATTGATACGAGCGGAACGGGCTGGAGTTGGGATGGACGAGGCTTTGGCATCGCGCGGCTTTATTGTACGCCTTGTAGAACCGCTAAATAAGTTCGTTACAAAAAGCTGGCATATTTACCCAATCGGTTTTTTATTTGGTTTGGGCTTTGATACCGCTACGGAAATCGGGCTGATTACGATTAGTGTGCAATCGAGTACGACGGTTTCGGCGCTGGGTTTGTTATGTTTACCACTATCATTTTTAGCAGGTATGTGTTTATTTGATACGTTGGATAGCATTATTATGAGTCAAACATACGGCTGGGCTTACGATAATCATAAACGGCGGTATCGCTATAATGTTATTGTGACAGTGATTTCCGTT
The sequence above is drawn from the Listeria weihenstephanensis genome and encodes:
- a CDS encoding nucleotide pyrophosphohydrolase codes for the protein MDDILAKINGFREERDWRQFHNPKDLSISISLEAAELLENFQWKTSEEVLNGDMENVKEEIADVLIYSLMLASDLNMDVSEIIEEKLHKNSLKYPIASSKGSSKKYTEL
- a CDS encoding MFS transporter; translation: MEKTDRRRMLALVSIMLGAFISLLDTTIVNVALPDITTALHATSESIEWIISGYALAFGVVLILAGRLGDRFGRKNIYIFGILLFLIMSITAGFAQTEESLIISRVIQGLAAGLFFPQINAVIMDMYHGKQLGKIFGILGSVIGVATAIGPLAGGLLIELFGPDNGWRAVFFVNVPIVLVTLVLAMLYLPKHQAPKEKVRFDIPGVLGLTLALMLLLYPVISRGSNGFRFVDYMWMASSIPFFLLLYWWSVRQAKRGNQPLISPNLLKNQPFVSGMLLSLVYFAAFTSIFFILSVTWQTGFGQSAISSGLAITPFAIGSVVAAANSNRFIMKIGRKLLHIGVALVIIGLSAVSVVFQMHDGVFSAWWIALPLLIAGLGSGLIIAPLNSFTLSTVVGPERGGASGMFNTAQRVGSSFGIAVVGSVFFRTLGDATGGSQAQAFSDGLQTSMYVNIALLLVCFVLVFRLPKKI
- a CDS encoding ester cyclase, with translation MIKSEKEIVSEFFKIVRSGKEIERASEFMVDRVIAHQVQAEKEYSVTRSPQDYSDHVQEMLDEYGDFSLEIQEVLADGAKVYVRWRQIGENQKGKEIIEIASAVYLVENGKIVEYWIQIDRKGLELQEG
- a CDS encoding YebC/PmpR family DNA-binding transcriptional regulator encodes the protein MGRKWANIKEKKASKDANNSRIYAKFGVEIYVAAKQGDPDPHSNQKLRFVIERAKTYNVPKHIIDRAIEKAKGTGDDNYSELRYEGFGPNGSMVIVDALTNNVNRTASDVRAAYSKNGGNMGVSGSVAYMFDNTAIFGIADKDADELLESLMEADIDVRDVVDEDGQAIVYAEPEDFHSVQEALKATGIEEFTVAEIEMIAQNEVTLEEEDLVKFEKMLDALEDLEDVQKVYHNVDLGE
- a CDS encoding SpaA isopeptide-forming pilin-related protein — translated: MKRFFSLLAALLLVLQMILPQLVTAQTTTDTKDVEGVTLLDIVMEKGADSTDNYRLSGHMVNHSNEAKEAEIKVSDNVRMKLLNEKHILDAEQNILGDFDVKNNTIQFLIPSGTDTDFHFLVAGEYNGDLAQDTVTFSDGVGMISKDVGKKEAAKADTKQAEQPDEKALAAPGPNAASEGPRDIKDIMMLLGYSKKQSVLSDMSVTYTDKDGQVVTEPTVEDSIRFAFDWQISDELGALINAGDYYSFELPDNIKVPKNMTIDLGEYGTATVNTSGKVTFTFTDEVKGSSDVHGTLHFGAGFNGNGIDGPGDTTIKIPNESQLPTMEVTIKPIGGAMIDKSGHFDKVQNPDNVIWNVEINKGLDKLVNARVVEEIPSGLTYEFVKLYTIDVDLKGNVVAGSEKLVTTGYTVDENGNVTFTNPINSAYRLVYNTSINNDKKPLDGGEIKFINNAKLFSDDDTKGISTSATVNATYGKILAKAATGYDSAKQTYDWTVKYNYGEKHIDQVNAIIKDTFGSDRMTLVDGSMELYNVTFDSSGKEILGAPLVAGTDYEIVKTATGFDTHFLHDISGAVVMQYKTGITGTVDGNIGVSNEVSVDSGQRGSGSGTIYQQNLVKKLGAVDYKKKTVAWTIDVNKNHYVMKNWKLTDTLSKGLTLDTDSVQVYDVNGKSNLKKGKDYELVYDLQTNVFTIEFLNDYKAETERQFKISYKTAFDMSQVWDTDDRNFKNSASSTWLDANGKPFGSSSEAVFDPNHAAKNNGFKQGSYNAKTGHITWATGVNYDGTDLGNAKLVDPILGNQQFVPKSVKIYSYAVNANGSIQKGAEAADYSKFTITEPSEKNKNTLTVEFPDGKASMYLVEFDTSVKGQIVSANYQNHAVFKNDTYPDQTLSADVSVKYGDRFALKSGMQDDDGFVNWSVTVNPSLSQIEDVVVTDRPSPNQSIDMDSLVIYGTVVSEDGSLSVNRSTKLILGEDYTLNLTTDNATGQQELKIAFKNELNEAYVIEYRTMVMMTGNTDKVFNNVKINGNHEEKVTGGETTELDVVVSSGGGTAVGIKGSISFQKVNANDEALQGAKFQLWDKTNRVAVREGTMDQNGKITFGSLPYGNYILKEVKAPEGYTVSDELIRGKQFTISKSSSDAKNIEKIVNTQNKVTLTKQDEENQALAGAVFKLQWQVGADWLDIRVDEVFKTNADGRLVIEGLLPANYRLIETTAPQGFIVNPKAIPFVVTQDENGKIPDVSVGPFTNYQGSIEFMKQDEAGNPLTNAEFALQDQDDTVIRTLTTDETGKVSAKNLAPGSYTITETKAPVGFAINTKQLHFTIAAEVDGKPNVQKLDNFINYKGSVSLVKNNENGDLLSGATFKIVDQDGTTVRTDLQTNEAGKVDVTGLAPGTYRFVEVAAPQGYLINETPVEFTITDKSEGKPAEVQTTFTDHQGSFKLQKENTEHEPLAGAVFELRDVDGNVIKTITSGNDGRVEASNIAPGKYTVVEVKAPTGYVLNSYPLELNIPESAPGVPETVDLGEFTNFKGKVALVKEGESGDALEGAEFTIYDTDGKVVDTTIAASNGRIDYGNLAPGYYKIVETKAPNGYIINTNPMYFTILDKYSGKLDSVDVGRIINYQAKVTFKKTDEMHHGLAGATFQLVNQQTGQVLQNDIMSGEDGTVTLTGLQPGEYEIMETKAPQDYILNTTPLKFTVKNEIFGAPEVIELADFVNYQGSAILTKIDSMENVLAGAVFNLMDDQGKIVAENLVSDENGEVRVEQLVPGKYHFIEVEAPAGYEKDETPIPFQIGAKAKDKPEAVQLQFTNNRIPTKIVPVDKQPKPDKGLVVQEHKPKPNKPQDKSEVSSVKPLKSDKLPATGDSQTEPVLFVMMGAVLLAGWFRLHRK
- a CDS encoding type II toxin-antitoxin system RelE family toxin → MSYDIELTNLAAKQLKKMDGSVKQMLLKGIKRLAERGDTIGKPLGGELAGCRELKFRADGLRLIYTIDNGTIIITILTIAKREDDVVFQMALNELKKEIAAAWSSTR
- a CDS encoding zinc ribbon domain-containing protein YjdM, with the protein product MADLPKCPECNSEYTYEDRGLFICPECGHEWSLDAAEASDDVKVVRDSNGNVLTDGDSITVIKDLKVKGSSSVVKIGTKVKNIRLVDGDHDIDCKIDGFGPMKLKSEFVKKL